The window TGAGGAAATCGGTCTCGGCATTGATTTTACAGCACGGGATTTACAGAAAAAACTAAAAGATCAAGGGTTGCCCTGGGAAAAGGCAAAGTCATTTGATGGAGCTACCGTAGTTTCTAGAAACTTTCTAAAAAAAGAAGATCTAGGAGACCTTGATAATCTACCATTTCAACTGTACAAAAACGACCAACTTCAACAAGATGGGAATACCCACTTAATGCTGTGGAAGATCGATGAACTAATAGCATACGTTTCTCAATACTTCACCCTTAAAATAGGAGACCTTATATTTACCGGCACGCCAGCAGGAGTTTCTAGAGTAGTAGCAGACGATGAGTTGAGAGGAGTTTTAGCGGGTGAAGAACAATTTCAAATACGCATTAAATGAGTAAAGCATATGATTTAAGTAAGGTTCGCGAGCTGTCCGATGACGACGCTGACTTTATAAAAGCTATGGTAGAAACCTTTATCGAAGAGATTCCCATGGATTTAGAACAATTGGCCATGGCTGTAGTAAACGATGATCGAGGTCTCGTGCATGAGTATGCACACAAGATCAAGCCTACGGTAGATATGTTCGGCTTATCCTGTTTGTACGATGTCCTAGTGCTAGAAGCATGGGGAAAGTCTGAGGACGAGATGGAGATCAATGAGCATTTCATGCGGGTTCAAGAAGAATTACAAAAAGCAGTCGATCAGCTTAAAGAGGACTTTTAAGTCATGAAGGCAACCATCATCACTATAGGTGACGAGATTTTGATAGGCCAGATTGTGGATTCCAACTCCGCTTGGATGGGTAGCGCACTCAATAAAATTGGCATTTCTGTCTTTGAGATCATTTCTATAGGGGACGATAGGGATCATATTTTGTCCGCTTTCGCGAAAGCGGAACAACAATCAGACTTAGTGCTGGTCACAGGAGGTTTGGGGCCTACTAAAGACGATATCACCAAAACTACTATCTGCGAATATTTTGACGACCATCTGGTACATAACCAAGAAGTCTTGCAGCACATCAGAGAAATGTTTGCAAAATATGTGAAGGATGCGATTGTGCCAGCTAACGAATTGCAAGCGATGGTGCCGTCCAAAGCTACTATTTTAAAGAATGCTTACGGTACAGCTCCTGGAATGTGGCTGGAGCGAAATAATACAATTTTCGTTTCTATGCCTGGAGTTCCTTTCGAGATGAAGTCTTTGATGGGCGATGAGGTGTTACCATTGTTAAGCAAAACAGCAGGGCTGCCTTATATATACCACCGTACTATACTTACAGCAGGTCAAGGTGAAAGTACCATTGCATTGAGGGTAGAGGCTTGGGAGGATGCTCTGCCGCCTCATATCAAGCTCGCGTATTTGCCTAGTTTAGGGTCTGTTCGCTTGCGGTTGTCCAGTACAGGTAGCCACAGGGATCAAGTGATAAATGCAGTAGATGATCAAGTGGTTGCTTTATATGAATTGATAGAAGACATCATTATAGGAGAAAGTAATGAAGATTCTATGGCGCAACAAGTGTCTGCTCTTTTCAAAAAATCAGGATTAACACTAGCAGTAGCTGAAAGCTGTACAGGCGGTCAAATTGCGCAGCAATTGACAGAGCATTCTGGCGCATCTCAATTTTTTATGGGAGCTTCAGTGACCTACGCAACTCGTTCAAAAATTGACCTTCTAGATGTAGATCCAGCGGTAATTGATACACATACAGTAGTTAGTGAACAAGTCGCTATAGCTATGGCTGTAGGGGCGCGTAAAAAATTTCATTCAGATATAGCGGTGTCCACTACGGGCAACGCTGGACCCAGTAAAGGAGATAGTGATGCAGAGGTCGGAACTGTCTTCATAGGTATTTCTACTGAAGATGAGTCGTTTGCGATTAAATTCATGATGGGAAACCACCGAGAACGTGTAATTCAGAAAACCGTCAACAAGGCATTTGAACTCTTGCAAAAAGAAATATTAAAATTACAGGCAAAATAGGTTTGTGTGTTCCAATTTATATTCGTTATTTTGCATTCCGATTTTAAACACAGATAATCATGTCACGAGTTTGTGAACTTACTGGTAAAAAAGCGATGTCTGGGAACAATGTTTCTCACGCTATGAACAAAACGAAGCGTAGATTCAACGTGAACTTGTTCAAAAAACGTTTTTACCTTCCAACTGAAGATAAGTGGATCACCTTGCGTGTCTCTGCTAAAGCGATAAAGAACATCAATAAAAAAGGCATTACTGCCATGGTTAAAGAAGCTCGTGCAAACGGCTTAATTTCCAAGAAGTAATTCCTGATAGAATAGCACTAAGATGGCAAAGAAAGGCAATAGAATACAAGTAATCTTGGAATGTACAGAGCATAAGGCTACTGGACAACCAGGTACTTCTCGTTACATCACAACGAAGAATAAAAAAAATACTCCAGATCGTCTTGAAATCAAGAAATTCAACCCGATCTTGAAGAAAATGACTGTTCATAAAGAAATTAAATAATTAAGACATGGCAAAGAAATCCATAGCAACCCTTCAATCTGGGTCAAAAAGATTAACTAAAGCCATCAAGATGGTGAAGTCGCCTAAGACTGGTGCTTATACATTTGTAAGCGCTATCATGGCTCCTGAATTAGTAAACGATTTCTTGGAAAAGAAATAAGTTGGTTAGTTAAGATGATAAGACCGCGTTGCGTTAGCAGCGCGGTCTTTTTTTTGAATTGTTTTCTCAGCGGCTGGAAGCCATCAACTAGTGGTGTGTTCTAAGAAGCGGCATCAACTTTTTTCTTCATAAGTATGGATACCTCGCTATATGTTAACTTTGCCTAACCAACGGATTACTATGAGTTTTTTTAAAAAAATATTTACCAAAGAGAAGAAAGAAAGTCTGGATAAAGGTTTAGAGAAATCTAAATCCAGCTTTATGGATAAATTAGGTAAAGCTGTAGCTGGAAAGTCTAAAGTAGACGATGATCTTTTAGACGACCTTGAAGATGTTTTAGTGTCTAGCGACATAGGCGTTGCTACTACCATTAAAATAATCAACAGGATTGAAGAGCGCGTCGCTAGAGATAAATACTTAGGAACGGAAGAACTCAATAAAATCATGAGGGAAGAAATTGCCGGATTGATGAGTGAGGTCAATAGCGGTGATGCTACTGATTTTGTTATTCCCCAACAAGACGTCCCTTATGTAGTAATGATTGTAGGGGTGAACGGTGTAGGAAAGACGACTACCATTGGAAAACTTGCCCATCAACTTAAAAAGGCAGGCAAAAAAGTAGTTTTAGGTGCGGGCGATACGTTTAGAGCCGCCGCGGTGGACCAATTACAGATCTGGGCTGATCGCGTAGGAGTAGATATCGTAAAACAAAAAATGGGAAGTGATCCAGCCAGCGTGGCCTTTGATACCTTACAAAGTGCCGTCGCTAGTAAAGCAGACGTCGTGTTGTTAGACACAGCCGGAAGGCTGCATAACAAAGTCAACCTGATGAACGAGTTGACTAAGATCAAACGAGTCATGGAAAAGGTGATTCCTGGAGCGCCTCACGATGTGATGTTAGTTCTTGACGGGTCTACAGGTCAAAATGCTTTTGAGCAAGCCAAGCAATTTACAGCAGCTACAGAGGTGACATCACTAGCAATAACTAAATTAGACGGCACCGCAAAAGGTGGTGTGGTAATAGGCATCTCTGACCAATTTCAAATTCCAGTACGCTACATAGGTGTAGGGGAAGGAATGGAAGATTTACAAGTGTTCAATAAAGTCGAGTTTGTAGATAGTTTCTTCAATTAGCACATTTATTCTTCGATCAATAAAAACACTCCAGAGAACAACAGGTTTCTCTGGAGTGTTTTATTTTTAGACAAAGATTCACTCATGAGAAAATTAGTACTCCTATTCGCTTTTAGCTTAAGCTTTCTGGCTTGTAAAACTTCTGAAACTACGTCTACCACTGGGTCAAAAGCCGCAGAAAAAGATCAACCAGAACAAATAGATACGCTCACCCCATTAGAGTTGAAGGTACTGGACTCTAAATACATTACGAGAGAGGATGTGTTTGCAGGCCTAGAACAACAGGTTTTGGACTTCAGTACTAATTCTTCTAATGGCACTCGAACGGTTGAGCTACTAAATAAACTTGTTCTAGAAAAGAGTATTCCTGAAATACAAAAAGCGATCTACGATGGCAAGTTTACTTATGAAGAGCTCAGTTTGTACTACTTAAATAGAATTTACAAATACGACAGGAACAACGATCTTTCTTTGAATTCCGTAATTGCACTTAACCCAAAGGTATTAGAACAAGCGAGAGAGGCAGATGCTCGTTTGGAGAAAATGAAAGAGAATGGCGAGACATTGGACCCCTACAGCATCGTTGGAATGCCTATCCTATTAAAGGATAACATCAATACCGCTGACATACCTACAACGGCTGGAGCAGCTGTCTTAATTGACAACCAAACAGACGACGCACAACTCGTTAAAAATCTTAAAGATGCGGGAGCGATTATCTTGGGTAAAGCAAACCTAAGCGAGTGGGCCTATTTCTTTTGTGGCGATTGTCCCAGCGGGTATAGCGCTGTAGGTGGTCAAACCTTAAGTCCTTACAAGAGAAAATATTTCGATACAGGCGGTTCCAGTAGTGGTAGCGGCGTCTCGGTTGCTGCAAACTTTGCAGTAGCTGCGGTAGGGTCTGAAACTAGCGGCTCTATACTTTCTCCAGCGTCCCAAAACTCTGTTGTTGGATTGAAACCTACGGTAGGTACAATTTCAGGACAAGGCGTTGTTCCTATCTCTAGTTATTTAGATACAGCAGGACCCATGGCTAAGAATGTAGTGGATACTGCTATTTTATTGAACGCTATGCGAGGAGCAGATTCAGATGTTTTGGAAAAAGAATTAATTCCTAAATTAAAGTCTTACTCCCTAGAAGGAAAGAGGTTTGGTGTATTTAAAAACTTCTTAGAAACCCCCTTATACGCTGCTGCTATCCAAGATATCAAAAATCAAGGAGCTGTTATTGTAGAATTAGAGCCTAAGGAAGTCCGCTTAAATGGATTTTTGAAACTGCTTAACGCAGACATGAAGCTGGATTTACCTCAATATTTCAAAACTGCAGGTAATTCAAAGTATAGCAGCTGGGATGTGTATCAAGTCATGCAGGAAAATCTTAAAGACTCTCTAAGAGCAATGCCTTACGGTCAACGTTTATTTCAAGGCATCATGGACGAACCTGAAATGACAGACGTTGAATTTGCAGCATTCAAAGCTGAAATGACACAAACAGCTCAAGAGTATTTGAATGGGTACTTCGAACGCTATGAATTAGATGGGATCCTTTCTATTAATAACTATACCGCAGGAGTTGCCGCGGTGGGCTTTTTCCCTGCTATGACAGTTCCTATGGGTTATGATAAAGATGGAAAGCCATATGGTTTGACCTTTATTGCACCCTCAGGAAAGGATAGAGAATTGTTAGGATGGGGAGCAGGTTATGAACGCGTAAGTAAGAAGCGACAAATGCCGACAGACTACCAAAAGTAACCCATGTCACAAGATAACAAACCACCTTTATTTACCCCTAAAAGCCTGCGCATTTTCACTAAAATTGTGGCGATTTATGGTGCTTTCTATGTAGCTACAGTCATTGCAAAAAGCATTAGCGATCCGCTAAGTGAGAATCCTATGGCGCCGTCGAATGGGTATATGCCGCTTTATTTTTTGGCTGCAGTTCATTTGGTTTTGGGAGGGGTTAACCTAGCAATCATCTTATTTAAAAAATACAACTGGATCATTCCTTCCATTAGTGCAATCCTTATGATAGGCGCTAGAGTCTATTATGAGGATATTGCCTTGTGGGTTTGGAGTTGGTCGTAATAAATACATTATGAAAAATTTCCATTGGCTATTCTTAGCCTTTACCTCAGTGGGCATAGTTTCAGCTCAAGATTATGAAAAGTTGTCTCAAGAATATCGCAATGAGTTATCGAGAGAATATAAAGCAGCAGACAATCCGCCTTTATCGGGAATGGATAAGGTGAATTTTAAAGCCTTAAAATTTTACGATTTCAATCCAGATTTTGTGATTGAAGCAAGATTTGAGGCATTAGACAATACGCAAGAAATGCAACTCAACACCTCTAAACCCTTGATCCAAACCTACACCAAGTATGGCTACCTTCATTTCCAGTATGAAGGGAAACAACATAAGTTGCTCGTATTGCAAGCGGAGAATTTAAAGAATGATCCAGAGTATTACAATTACCTGTCCGTATATTTTACAGATGAAACGAATGGTAAAGGATCCTACAAAATGGGGCGCTATATGGAATTGCGCGCACCGCTAGAGGAAACCTTAGTCCTCAATTTTAACAACACTTACAACCCGTATTGCGCCTATAGTGATCGCTATGCCTGTCCAGTTCCCCCTAAAGAAAACAAATTACCCTTTGCTATTGAGGCGGGAGTAAAGACAGGTTTTCACGGCAAGCTGATTAAAAAGTAGAGTAACTATCATTCTAAGTTTCTTAGAAAAGCTAAATTTTGATTCTTATGACGCTTTCGCGAAAGAGAACTATTGACAAATTGTTTTTATCGACACCAGCTTGTAGATAGGACTTCAAAGAATCAATTCACTTAGAGTAATGTGATTAGCTAACTCCGAGGTTTGGTATTAGGTAAGTTGGTTTTCATAAAACAAATGTATATCCTATTCCAATTTGGAACTCCTCATATTT of the Nonlabens marinus S1-08 genome contains:
- a CDS encoding DUF1684 domain-containing protein — protein: MKNFHWLFLAFTSVGIVSAQDYEKLSQEYRNELSREYKAADNPPLSGMDKVNFKALKFYDFNPDFVIEARFEALDNTQEMQLNTSKPLIQTYTKYGYLHFQYEGKQHKLLVLQAENLKNDPEYYNYLSVYFTDETNGKGSYKMGRYMELRAPLEETLVLNFNNTYNPYCAYSDRYACPVPPKENKLPFAIEAGVKTGFHGKLIKK
- a CDS encoding Hpt domain-containing protein, with protein sequence MSKAYDLSKVRELSDDDADFIKAMVETFIEEIPMDLEQLAMAVVNDDRGLVHEYAHKIKPTVDMFGLSCLYDVLVLEAWGKSEDEMEINEHFMRVQEELQKAVDQLKEDF
- the ftsY gene encoding signal recognition particle-docking protein FtsY, giving the protein MSFFKKIFTKEKKESLDKGLEKSKSSFMDKLGKAVAGKSKVDDDLLDDLEDVLVSSDIGVATTIKIINRIEERVARDKYLGTEELNKIMREEIAGLMSEVNSGDATDFVIPQQDVPYVVMIVGVNGVGKTTTIGKLAHQLKKAGKKVVLGAGDTFRAAAVDQLQIWADRVGVDIVKQKMGSDPASVAFDTLQSAVASKADVVLLDTAGRLHNKVNLMNELTKIKRVMEKVIPGAPHDVMLVLDGSTGQNAFEQAKQFTAATEVTSLAITKLDGTAKGGVVIGISDQFQIPVRYIGVGEGMEDLQVFNKVEFVDSFFN
- a CDS encoding fumarylacetoacetate hydrolase family protein: MKIICIGRNYVDHIAELNNQRPEEPVVFMKPDTSILLDKNPFFIPEFSDDIHHEVEVVVKINRLGKHIQKKFAHKYYEEIGLGIDFTARDLQKKLKDQGLPWEKAKSFDGATVVSRNFLKKEDLGDLDNLPFQLYKNDQLQQDGNTHLMLWKIDELIAYVSQYFTLKIGDLIFTGTPAGVSRVVADDELRGVLAGEEQFQIRIK
- the rpmG gene encoding 50S ribosomal protein L33, coding for MAKKGNRIQVILECTEHKATGQPGTSRYITTKNKKNTPDRLEIKKFNPILKKMTVHKEIK
- a CDS encoding competence/damage-inducible protein A; this translates as MKATIITIGDEILIGQIVDSNSAWMGSALNKIGISVFEIISIGDDRDHILSAFAKAEQQSDLVLVTGGLGPTKDDITKTTICEYFDDHLVHNQEVLQHIREMFAKYVKDAIVPANELQAMVPSKATILKNAYGTAPGMWLERNNTIFVSMPGVPFEMKSLMGDEVLPLLSKTAGLPYIYHRTILTAGQGESTIALRVEAWEDALPPHIKLAYLPSLGSVRLRLSSTGSHRDQVINAVDDQVVALYELIEDIIIGESNEDSMAQQVSALFKKSGLTLAVAESCTGGQIAQQLTEHSGASQFFMGASVTYATRSKIDLLDVDPAVIDTHTVVSEQVAIAMAVGARKKFHSDIAVSTTGNAGPSKGDSDAEVGTVFIGISTEDESFAIKFMMGNHRERVIQKTVNKAFELLQKEILKLQAK
- the rpmB gene encoding 50S ribosomal protein L28, which codes for MSRVCELTGKKAMSGNNVSHAMNKTKRRFNVNLFKKRFYLPTEDKWITLRVSAKAIKNINKKGITAMVKEARANGLISKK
- a CDS encoding DUF4295 domain-containing protein, giving the protein MAKKSIATLQSGSKRLTKAIKMVKSPKTGAYTFVSAIMAPELVNDFLEKK
- a CDS encoding amidase family protein, translating into MRKLVLLFAFSLSFLACKTSETTSTTGSKAAEKDQPEQIDTLTPLELKVLDSKYITREDVFAGLEQQVLDFSTNSSNGTRTVELLNKLVLEKSIPEIQKAIYDGKFTYEELSLYYLNRIYKYDRNNDLSLNSVIALNPKVLEQAREADARLEKMKENGETLDPYSIVGMPILLKDNINTADIPTTAGAAVLIDNQTDDAQLVKNLKDAGAIILGKANLSEWAYFFCGDCPSGYSAVGGQTLSPYKRKYFDTGGSSSGSGVSVAANFAVAAVGSETSGSILSPASQNSVVGLKPTVGTISGQGVVPISSYLDTAGPMAKNVVDTAILLNAMRGADSDVLEKELIPKLKSYSLEGKRFGVFKNFLETPLYAAAIQDIKNQGAVIVELEPKEVRLNGFLKLLNADMKLDLPQYFKTAGNSKYSSWDVYQVMQENLKDSLRAMPYGQRLFQGIMDEPEMTDVEFAAFKAEMTQTAQEYLNGYFERYELDGILSINNYTAGVAAVGFFPAMTVPMGYDKDGKPYGLTFIAPSGKDRELLGWGAGYERVSKKRQMPTDYQK